A single window of Salvia splendens isolate huo1 chromosome 8, SspV2, whole genome shotgun sequence DNA harbors:
- the LOC121743492 gene encoding probable hexosyltransferase MUCI70, which translates to MGKIATFSTPLLFQSKPLCCSLLFLTSSLLLAAHFTFSATKCLFRSSPFDPLQGPLFSYPSSYAQHKHSIPTTRSSCSSPVPFSDYWLVSDQINSLLTPPSQPPPSLKFLQRNASTFGGNLTFPERLPYLNNPDDHGLEIPCGFFKNFPISSSDREAMENCKGVVVVSAIFNDHDKIRQPVGLGSKTLGLVCFFLFVDDETLDRLHLHNLITPQKSSKKLKIGAWTVVRVSSEELYENPAMNGVIPKYLLHRLFPNSKYSIWIDAKLQLVVDPLLLIHSLVIKDGFDMAVSKHPFFLHTMEEAAATARWRKWWDVSGIIAQMESYCEHGLLPWNSDKPYPSDVPDSALILRKHSVPTNLFSCLIFNELEGFNPRDQLPFAFVRDNMRPKLRLNMFEVEVFEQIAIEYRHNTKNQHGGGGANVMGSRNWGYNSALFANGTHGKCEGYLLDMWGEVESP; encoded by the exons ATGGGGAAGATCGCAACCTTCTCAACGCCACTCCTCTTCCAATCAAAGCCCCTCTGCTGCTCTCTCCTCTTCCTCACCTCCTCTCTCCTCCTGGCCGCCCATTTCACCTTCTCCGCCACCAAATGCCTCTTCCGCTCCTCCCCCTTCGACCCTCTTCAGGGCCCCCTCTTCTCCTACCCTTCCTCCTACGCCCAGCACAAGCACTCCATCCCCACCACCCGCTCCTCCTGCTCCTCCCCCGTCCCCTTCTCCG ATTATTGGCTGGTTTCCGATCAAATCAATTCTCTCCTCACACCGCCATCACAGCCTCCGCCGTCTCTGAAATTTCTGCAGAGAAACGCCTCCACCTTTGGAGGGAATCTCACCTTTCCCGAGAGGCTCCCTTATCTCAACAATCCCGATGATCATGGACTCGAAATCCCATGTGGATTCTTCAAAAACTTCCCAATTTCCAGCTccg ATCGAGAGGCGATGGAGAATTGCAAAGGGGTGGTGGTGGTCTCCGCCATATTCAACGACCACGACAAAATCCGGCAGCCGGTGGGCCTTGGATCCAAAACCTTGGGCCTCGTTTGCTTCTTCTTGTTCGTGGACGACGAAACCCTCGATCGACTGCACCTGCACAACCTAATCACGCCGCAGAAATCATCCAAGAAGCTCAAGATTGGGGCGTGGACGGTGGTTAGGGTTTCGAGTGAGGAGTTGTACGAGAATCCGGCAATGAACGGCGTTATACCAAAGTACTTACTCCACCGCCTCTTCCCGAATTCAAAATACAGCATTTGGATTGATGCCAAGCTGCAGTTGGTGGTGGACCCGCTTCTCTTGATTCATTCACTTGTGATCAAGGATGGTTTTGACATGGCTGTCTCCAAACACCCCTTTTTCTTGCACACCATGGAGGAGGCCGCCGCGACGGCGCGGTGGAGGAAATGGTGGGATGTCAGTGGGATCATAGCTCAGATGGAGAGTTACTGTGAGCATGGTTTGCTGCCATGGAATTCAGACAAGCCTTATCCCTCAG ATGTGCCAGATAGTGCTTTGATCTTGAGGAAACACAGTGTCCCAACAAATCTGTTTTCATGCCTAATATTCAATGAGTTGGAAGGATTCAACCCAAGAGATCAACTCCCCTTTGCATTTGTGAGGGACAATATGAGGCCAAAACTGAGGCTTAACATGTTTGAGGTGGAAGTGTTTGAACAGATTGCTATTGAATATAGACACAACACCAAAAACCAACATGGTGGTGGTGGGGCCAATGTAATGGGTTCCAGAAACTGGGGTTACAACTCAGCTTTATTTGCCAATGGTACACATGGGAAATGTGAGGGGTATCTTTTAGATATGTGGGGTGAAGTGGAATCCCCATGA
- the LOC121743578 gene encoding gibberellin 2-beta-dioxygenase-like produces the protein MVVLSQPIVDGNLSQIKTCKAAAAAGDSLAIPAVDLSQSGAKTLIVDACKQLGFFKVINHRISMDFLTKLEAEAMKFFQLPPQEKAKSGPPNPFGYGSKVIGPNGDVGWVEYLLFSTNPELASRNPNPAAPGISQSLREMVGEYVSAVREMTCEVLEMIAEEMGMERRQALRRLISDEKSDSCFRMNHYPACPELQALSGRSLIGFGEHTDPQIISVLRSNNASGLQIRTADATWHSVLPDPTTFFFLVGDSLQVMSNGRLKSVKHRVLADSMKSRVSMIYFGGPPLTERITPLKGVMEEGEESLYKEFTWSEYKKSAYKTRLGDNRLSFFEKSALPDQ, from the exons ATGGTGGTGCTATCTCAGCCGATCGTCGACGGCAATCTCTCTCAAATCAAGACATGCAAGGCGGCTGCGGCCGCGGGGGATTCCCTCGCTATCCCCGCCGTGGACCTCTCCCAATCCGGCGCCAAAACCCTCATTGTCGACGCCTGTAAACAGCTGGGTTTCTTCAAAGTGATCAACCACAGAATCTCCATGGATTTCCTCACCAAATTGGAAGCCGAAGCCATGAAATTCTTCCAATTGCCGCCGCAGGAGAAGGCCAAATCCGGGCCCCCAAACCCCTTCGGCTACGGCAGCAAGGTCATCGGCCCCAACGGCGACGTCGGCTGGGTGGAGTACCTCCTCTTCTCCACCAACCCCGAACTCGCCTCCCGCAACCCTAACCCCGCCGCGCCGGGAATCTCCCAATCGCTACG GGAGATGGTGGGCGAGTATGTATCGGCGGTGCGAGAAATGACGTGCGAGGTGCTGGAGATGATCGCGGAGGAAATGGGGATGGAGAGGAGGCAAGCGCTGAGGCGCCTGATCAGCGACGAGAAGAGCGATTCGTGCTTCCGGATGAACCACTACCCGGCCTGCCCGGAGCTGCAGGCATTGAGCGGCCGGAGCCTCATCGGCTTCGGAGAACACACCGACCCTCAAATAATATCAGTTTTGAGATCCAACAATGCCTCAGGCCTCCAAATCCGAACCGCAGACGCCACGTGGCACTCCGTCCTACCCGACCCCACCACCTTTTTCTTCCTCGTTGGCGACTCACTGCAG GTGATGAGCAACGGGAGGCTAAAGAGCGTGAAGCATAGAGTGTTGGCGGACAGTATGAAGTCGCGGGTGTCGATGATATACTTCGGAGGGCCGCCGTTGACGGAGAGGATAACGCCGTTAAAGGGAGTGATGGAGGAAGGGGAGGAGAGTTTGTATAAGGAATTCACATGGTCTGAATACAAGAAGTCAGCCTACAAGACAAGGTTGGGTGACAATAGGTTGAGCTTTTTTGAGAAGTCTGCTCTTCCTGACCAATAG